One genomic segment of Brassica napus cultivar Da-Ae chromosome A3, Da-Ae, whole genome shotgun sequence includes these proteins:
- the LOC106411406 gene encoding uncharacterized protein LOC106411406 has product MSRRPPLTDVNLMVTMGARPVAESQCILLSEFSVGPNRYVVDGTEDAAAKARYDSLVHGHRIPTSVAVLNEIFGKQDMLIFHRIALEMNHADSNQEMEIINLDDDEDMLDVQPLQTIPPANGRADPETSHSNQPPSLTAMSATGAPPVMWDVGIDLINYPEFYNNQMNGSFESSDTDFWNGLIEEASNSTAADSVDNIGLPVEVQLSPSTLLLN; this is encoded by the exons ATGTCCCGAAGGCCACCGCTGACAGATGTGAACTTGATGGTGACTATGGGTGCAAGGCCGGTAGCTGAGTCCCAGTGTATTCTTCTGTCCGAATTCTCAGTCGGACCAAATCGCTACGTTGTTGACGGCACTGAGGATGCAGCTGCGAAGGCACGTTATGATA gCTTGGTGCATGGACATCGCATTCCAACCAGTGTAGCGGTGTTGAACGAGATATTTGGGAAACAGGATATGCTAATCTTCCACCGCATAGCACTGGAGATGAACCACGCTGATAGTAATCAAGAAATGGAAATTATAAatcttgatgatgatgaggacaTGCTGGATGTTCAACCTCTCCAAACAATCCCACCAGCTAACGGTAGAGCTGATCCAG AAACCAGTCATTCAAACCAACCTCCATCTCTAACCGCTATGAGTGCTACGGGGGCTCCACCTGTGATGTGGGATGTGGGGATTGACTTGATTAACTACCCCGAATTTTACAACAATCAGATGAATGGAAGTTTTGAGAGTAGCGACACAGACTTCTGGAATGGGCTCATCGAAGAGGCATCAAACTCTACTGCAGCAGACAGCGTTGACAACATCGGACTTCCGGTGGAAGTTCAACTCAGCCCGTCAACACTTTTGTTGAACTGA
- the LOC106408865 gene encoding uncharacterized protein LOC106408865 — translation MYAIVNKFKYKSGKSDPSMMVLKCCGNLCPWRLYAVRLKDSELFEIRSIINNHTCSVNVRGGYQTQATASVIGELMKTKYCGIGAGPKPREIRKMMRGDHDVSISYWKAWKSHDLAIDNCQGKCTDSYMQLPAYLHNLVLANPGTIADLHTERSQDGENLFKYMFLALGASIKGYEALRKVIVVDGTHLKGKYAGCLLTASAQDGNYQIFPLAFAIVDSENDVSWEWFFQHLASFVPDDPQLVIVSDRHPSIYKGMNEVM, via the coding sequence ATGTACGCAATAGTGAACAAGTTCAAATATAAAAGTGGCAAATCTGATCCGAGCATGATGGTCTTAAAGTGTTGTGGGAACCTGTGTCCGTGGCGTCTCTATGCTGTACGGCTTAAAGATTCAGAATTGTTCGAGATTAGGAGTATTATCAACAATCATACATGTAGTGTTAACGTGCGGGGAGGTTACCAAACCCAAGCAACGGCTTCAGTGATTGGAGAGCTGATGAAAACCAAATATTGTGGGATTGGGGCCGGACCAAAGCCAAGGGAAATTCGAAAGATGATGAGAGGAGACCATGATGTTTCCATTTCCTACTGGAAGGCGTGGAAGTCACACGATCTTGCCATTGATAATTGTCAAGGAAAGTGCACCGATTCGTATATGCAACTCCCCGCATATTTGCACAACCTCGTATTAGCTAATCCAGGTACCATAGCTGATCTCCACACTGAGCGTTCACAGGATGGTGAAAATCTTTTCAAATACATGTTCCTTGCTCTGGGTGCTTCAATCAAGGGTTATGAAGCATTGAGAAAGGTGATCGTTGTCGATGGAACTCACTTGAAGGGGAAATATGCAGGGTGTTTGCTTACCGCATCCGCACAAGATGGTAATTATCAGATTTTCCCACTGGCGTTTGCAATAGTTGACAGCGAAAATGACGTGTCCTGGGAATGGTTTTTCCAACATCTAGCATCATTTGTGCCTGATGACCCTCAATTGGTGATTGTATCGGATAGGCATCCTTCGATTTACAAAGGGATGAACGAGGTAATGTAA